The genomic segment ACGAATGAAATTCAAAATATTTTTGGGCAGCAGCTTTTTTGGTGTTGCCACCTTACTTAGTGCTTGTGGTACTGGTCGCTTTGATCAAATCGATGATGGCAAAATTAAGCTTGCTGTTGTCACATCCCCTAGTGCCGCTAGTTCACTGCAAACCTTATTAGATCAATACAACAACACTAAAGCACCAGCTGATTATCCAGTGGAAGTAGTTTCACTAGACAGTACTGGGAGCTATACTAAAGGGAAATTTGATACCCAAAAACGGTTAGCTGCTAAAGATAAAAATAACTTTTATAACCTAACCTTTAACTACCCCGACTTAGTTTCATCTTTAGCAATTAACGGAATGGAACTCAACCTTGATGGGGTTAATGTTTCTAACTTCGAACAGTCTTTCTTAGACTTCAACAAGAACATTAGTGGCGTACGCAAACCCGGCATTTACGCCTTACCAGCTACCATGAGTGGTGAAGTTTTGGTTTTAAATGGGCCAGTTCTCCACTACATCTTGAACAGTGCCAAGAAGAAGGATGGTACCGAATCAAAAATTAAAACTGCTCAATTAAAAACAGCTTCAACTCAGGCAGAAGTTAAGGGTACTATGACCATGGCTAGTGATGAACAAACCACAAAGCTTTGGACTAATATTCAAAACGCCGCTAAGGAAAATGCCGATAACGGTACAACTGAGAAAGCGGAAAAAACAGTTTCCGCTAGTTCGTTGCAATTAAAAAATACGAATAAAACCACCGAAGGTACCCTAAAAATTGGTACTGATGACAACACTAAAAATCTTTGAAAAAAGATTGAAGATGCCGCAAAAACTAACGGGGAAAAAGGTAATGAGAAGCAAGAAGCTACTCAAAGCAATGCTAGCGCTAGTCTCGTTAAGTTGGATCAAAAAAATACTAGTCAGGATAAAACTCAAAACACCCAGACTAGTGATGATGAAATTAAAAAATCTTGAGGCGAATATAAGGAAGTAGAAGGCGGTCTTAAGGGTTATGAATTTAAGGCTGATGTCTTTGAGAGTTGGGAAAAGTTAAACGATTTTGCAGTACGGGTAGCAAAGTCGTTTAGCAAGGTTTCTGAAGAGAAGAAAAGTGGTAGTGACATCCAGGGTGTTTTTGGCATTGGTAGTTTAGAAAATGCGCTTTACACTGCATCATTTGCAGCCGGTGGTGGCGACTATAACAACTTCTTGTTTAACATTAAAAAAGGTCGCGCTGATTTTAGTAACTTCTTTAACCACAATTCAAAAACTTTCCAAAGTCTAAGAGATATTTTCAACAGCTTTAAGCCTTTAATTGACCAAAAGGGTTTAATTAATAACAAACACTTTGATACTCCAGTGAATAATTACGCTAAATTTCACCAATTGGCATTCTATGTATCATCGACAGCTCGCTTTCCTTACTCGTTTGCCAAAGATAATGTAAAACGCTTAATTATTGGTAAACGCGAATTGGAAGTAAACCCTAAATCAATGTTTGCCATTAAGAAGGAAAACGGCAATAACGGTAACAGCAACCTCTTAGGTAAAGTTGCACTAGATAACAATAAATCTATTGAACTTTACGAAAATAATATTCCTAACGGTAAAACTGATGCCATCTTAATTAAGAACCAAACTTTAATTAGTGCGTTGAAGAATCCAAAACAGACAAAGAGCTCTCAAAGATCTTCTCAGTCTACAAACACCCAAAATGATGCCATTTGTTACTTAGCCTTCAACAGCAAGATTAGACCAGACGATAAAGACATTTTCCTATTAGACAAATTTGGTGAAAAATTTGTCACCGCAATTGTTAACTTTGAAGAAAAAACGGAGGTCAAAATTAATACGCTCCAAGAAAAGGAAGCTGTTGTTTTACCAGCACCACAAAAGTTTAAACCTACTGATCCAAAATCAGTGGCACTTGTTCAAGGTCCAAGTTTAATCGGTATTCACGCTAACGCTAACGAAGACCGTTCAACCATTAAGTTTCTCAACTGGTACCTTAATGCTGAAGTTGATTGAAAAGATGGAGAAAAGAAAACACCAGCAGAATACTTAGCAGAAAAAGCTTCTTACCTATTGCCGTTTAAAAAAGTATTAGAAAAATCCAAGCAAAACATAAAAGCGACCTCTAAGGAAGGAGAGCAAAATCAAGGCAAGAAAGGTGATGGTGCACAGAACCAAGGTAAGAAGGGCGATGGAGCTCAAAATGGTAAGAATGATAAAGCAAAGCACAATGGTTTTGTCGATATTGCCGTCAGCCAATTTTTAAACGGTTCTGTCGCTAAGTTTGTGGAACCAGCTGACTTTTTAGGTATTCGCTTACGTGATGCCGTTAAGAGTACCTTTAACGCTGCCATTAACAACACCTCAATTAACTTTGACAAGTTCATTCAGTACATTAACGATTCTTTAGGTAGCGACTTTAAGCAAAGACAGTAGTTTAAACTGATTCTTTACCTCTAAATAAAAATACTAAAGCCCATTAAAGCCGAACCACTAATTTTGCCCTAGCTTGTAAAGCAGTTAAATATTTTTTAAGATATCTTCACCTCTTTTTTGCGTTTAGTGATGAAATTTAAGTATGGTGCCATTGTTTTCAGTGGTCTTTTAGGAGTCTCTGCCATTTTAGCTGCTTGTGGTACACGCGGTAAATTTGACCAAATTGATGATGGCAAAATTAAGCTAGCATCTTCGTTAACTTCCAAAGGTGCCGCTAATGCTTTACAAGCAATTGTGAAGAAGTATAACGAGGTTAAAAAGCCTGGTGATTACCCAATTGAAATAACCCAAATTGCGGGTGGTTACGAC from the Mycoplasmoides pneumoniae FH genome contains:
- a CDS encoding P80 family lipoprotein — encoded protein: MKFKIFLGSSFFGVATLLSACGTGRFDQIDDGKIKLAVVTSPSAASSLQTLLDQYNNTKAPADYPVEVVSLDSTGSYTKGKFDTQKRLAAKDKNNFYNLTFNYPDLVSSLAINGMELNLDGVNVSNFEQSFLDFNKNISGVRKPGIYALPATMSGEVLVLNGPVLHYILNSAKKKDGTESKIKTAQLKTASTQAEVKGTMTMASDEQTTKLWTNIQNAAKENADNGTTEKAEKTVSASSLQLKNTNKTTEGTLKIGTDDNTKNLWKKIEDAAKTNGEKGNEKQEATQSNASASLVKLDQKNTSQDKTQNTQTSDDEIKKSWGEYKEVEGGLKGYEFKADVFESWEKLNDFAVRVAKSFSKVSEEKKSGSDIQGVFGIGSLENALYTASFAAGGGDYNNFLFNIKKGRADFSNFFNHNSKTFQSLRDIFNSFKPLIDQKGLINNKHFDTPVNNYAKFHQLAFYVSSTARFPYSFAKDNVKRLIIGKRELEVNPKSMFAIKKENGNNGNSNLLGKVALDNNKSIELYENNIPNGKTDAILIKNQTLISALKNPKQTKSSQRSSQSTNTQNDAICYLAFNSKIRPDDKDIFLLDKFGEKFVTAIVNFEEKTEVKINTLQEKEAVVLPAPQKFKPTDPKSVALVQGPSLIGIHANANEDRSTIKFLNWYLNAEVDWKDGEKKTPAEYLAEKASYLLPFKKVLEKSKQNIKATSKEGEQNQGKKGDGAQNQGKKGDGAQNGKNDKAKHNGFVDIAVSQFLNGSVAKFVEPADFLGIRLRDAVKSTFNAAINNTSINFDKFIQYINDSLGSDFKQRQ